The proteins below are encoded in one region of Candidatus Profftella armatura (Diaphorina cf. continua):
- a CDS encoding hemolysin family protein → MNIIIIIGLIFLNGIFSMSEIAIITSKRVRLKKLIEKGSIGALSALILSENPIHFFSTIQIGITLISIFNGAFGEASLVASLTPKIEFFSLMRPYAHEISLIIVVFSITFFSLIFGELIPKRIAMQYSEKVASIISPLMLFLLKLMGPFVKILTISTESILDILNIKYKKNDLITEEEISKLFREGVDIGIFNKIEYNIASRALKLDDQCVIALMTPRMKVNFIDIDDDIEKNLIKIFNSSYNYFPVYKKSISQIIGTLNTKTLFKKIIFNRSIINIDIASAVQPPLFIPETISIMQLLETLKKNKSELSLVIDEYGEIEGIITINDIIHSLIEDISDNIYQEEIEFCEDGSWIINASMTFDRFQELLSTQVNFPIKNSRNYHTLAGFVMTFLGHIPRISENFTWKNLKIEVIDMNNNRIERLLITILKNKK, encoded by the coding sequence GTGAATATCATAATTATTATAGGATTAATTTTTTTAAACGGAATTTTTTCAATGTCCGAGATTGCAATAATTACATCTAAACGTGTAAGATTAAAAAAATTAATTGAAAAAGGTAGTATTGGTGCTTTATCAGCACTTATTCTTTCTGAAAATCCAATTCATTTTTTTTCAACAATTCAAATTGGTATTACTTTAATTAGTATTTTTAATGGAGCATTTGGAGAGGCATCTTTAGTTGCTTCTCTTACACCTAAAATAGAATTTTTTTCATTAATGAGACCTTATGCGCATGAAATCTCATTAATTATTGTGGTATTTAGTATTACTTTTTTTTCATTAATTTTCGGAGAATTAATTCCAAAACGTATTGCTATGCAATATTCGGAAAAAGTTGCTTCTATAATTTCTCCCTTAATGTTATTTTTATTAAAATTAATGGGGCCATTTGTTAAAATATTAACAATTAGCACTGAATCTATTTTAGATATATTAAATATCAAATACAAAAAAAATGATTTAATAACAGAAGAAGAGATCTCTAAATTATTTCGTGAAGGCGTTGATATTGGAATTTTTAATAAAATAGAATATAACATTGCGTCTCGTGCTTTAAAACTTGATGATCAATGTGTAATAGCCTTAATGACACCTCGTATGAAAGTAAATTTTATTGATATTGATGATGATATTGAAAAAAATTTAATTAAAATTTTCAATAGTTCTTATAATTATTTTCCGGTTTATAAAAAAAGTATTTCTCAAATAATTGGTACTCTGAATACTAAAACTTTATTTAAAAAAATTATTTTTAATCGTTCAATTATAAATATTGATATTGCTTCTGCTGTACAACCTCCATTATTTATACCGGAAACAATTAGCATCATGCAACTGCTAGAAACACTTAAAAAAAATAAATCCGAATTATCATTGGTAATTGATGAATATGGTGAAATTGAAGGAATAATTACTATTAACGATATAATTCATTCTTTAATAGAAGATATATCAGATAATATCTATCAAGAAGAAATAGAATTTTGTGAAGATGGATCTTGGATAATAAATGCTAGTATGACATTTGATCGATTTCAGGAATTATTATCAACTCAAGTAAATTTTCCAATAAAAAATTCTAGAAATTATCATACATTAGCTGGTTTTGTAATGACATTTCTTGGTCATATCCCAAGAATATCAGAAAATTTTACATGGAAAAATTTAAAAATAGAAGTAATTGATATGAATAATAATCGAATAGAACGTCTTTTAATAACTATATTAAAAAATAAAAAATAA
- a CDS encoding NADP-dependent isocitrate dehydrogenase: MTINRSTIFYTLTDEAPMLATYSLFPIIKKFTKPAAIEIISSNISIAARTLSKFSSYLREDQKISDDLYKLSQLIIKPYINIIKLPNISASLPQLINVISELQLHGYKIPDFPENPKTEKEKLIKIKYSQLIGSVVNPILREGNSDRRIPVSIKNHARKNPYYIKKWSPNSKTHVSCMNKGDFYANEKSITLNKSCNIRMELLYSNKKILILNKKISLLKDEILDSSFLSKKLLCDFYENQIKHAHKNDLLLSLHLKSTMMKKSDPIIFGYAIKTFYKNVFIKHEKIFKKLNININNGLSSLFNKIKILPKNKYEEIMYDIKKCNINGPSFAMVDIKKGISNLHAPNHIIIDSSMATMIRNGGKMWDKIGNEKETKALIPDSTFAKIYQEIINFCKKNNLDPSIMGTVQNIGLMAQKSEEYGSHDKTFKIPYDGIARIVDIYNNDVLIEQHVKKGDIWRVCQTKDESIKNWIILAINRAKQTNIPTIFWLDTKRPHEFEIIKKIRSFFKKYNIKDIKNIQIMSKIDAMNFTLKRLINGQDTISVTGNVLRDYLTDLFPILELGTSSKMLSIIPLLSGGSLFETGSGGSAPKHVEQFLRENHLRWDSLGEFLALLSSLECLFIKTNNKKANILSKTLEIAINKLLDYNKLPSPIVNELDTRESQFYLTIYWAQALITQKLDKDLNYFFTPFFNALMKNQNKIIKEFKDIQGKSVNIGGYFMPINKLINNAMRPSKTFNKLLNLI, encoded by the coding sequence ATGACTATTAATAGATCAACTATTTTTTATACATTAACTGATGAAGCACCCATGTTAGCAACTTATTCTCTTTTTCCTATTATTAAAAAATTTACTAAACCAGCGGCTATCGAAATTATTAGTAGTAATATTTCAATAGCTGCTAGAACATTATCTAAATTTTCTTCTTATTTAAGAGAAGATCAAAAAATTTCAGATGATTTATATAAATTGAGTCAATTAATTATAAAACCATATATCAATATTATTAAATTACCAAATATTAGCGCATCATTACCACAATTAATTAATGTGATTTCCGAATTACAATTACATGGTTATAAGATTCCTGATTTTCCCGAAAATCCTAAAACTGAAAAAGAAAAATTAATAAAAATAAAATATTCTCAATTAATCGGCAGTGTAGTTAATCCAATATTAAGAGAAGGTAATTCAGATCGTCGAATACCGGTATCAATTAAAAACCATGCACGTAAAAATCCATATTATATAAAAAAATGGAGCCCTAATTCTAAGACGCATGTTTCGTGTATGAATAAAGGTGATTTTTATGCTAATGAAAAAAGCATTACATTAAATAAATCTTGTAATATTAGAATGGAATTACTGTATAGTAATAAAAAAATTCTTATTTTAAATAAAAAAATATCATTATTAAAAGATGAAATCCTTGATAGCTCATTTTTAAGTAAAAAATTATTATGTGATTTTTATGAAAATCAAATAAAACATGCACATAAAAATGATCTTTTATTATCATTACATTTAAAGTCCACTATGATGAAAAAGTCAGATCCAATTATTTTTGGATATGCAATAAAAACTTTTTATAAAAATGTTTTTATAAAACATGAAAAAATATTTAAAAAATTAAATATTAATATAAATAATGGTTTAAGTAGCTTATTCAATAAAATAAAAATTTTACCAAAAAATAAATATGAGGAAATAATGTATGATATAAAAAAATGCAATATTAATGGGCCTTCATTTGCAATGGTTGATATAAAAAAAGGAATTAGTAATTTACATGCACCAAATCATATAATTATCGATTCTTCTATGGCTACTATGATACGAAATGGAGGGAAAATGTGGGATAAAATTGGTAATGAAAAAGAAACTAAAGCTCTTATTCCTGATAGTACATTTGCTAAAATTTATCAAGAAATTATTAATTTTTGTAAAAAAAATAATTTAGATCCATCAATAATGGGAACAGTGCAAAATATTGGATTAATGGCTCAAAAATCTGAAGAATATGGTTCACATGATAAAACTTTTAAAATTCCTTACGACGGTATAGCTAGAATTGTTGATATTTATAATAATGATGTTTTAATTGAGCAACATGTTAAAAAAGGTGATATCTGGAGAGTATGTCAAACAAAAGATGAATCAATTAAAAATTGGATTATATTAGCAATTAATCGAGCAAAACAAACTAATATACCAACAATATTTTGGTTAGATACTAAGCGTCCACATGAATTCGAGATAATTAAAAAAATTAGATCGTTTTTTAAAAAATATAATATAAAAGATATAAAAAATATTCAAATTATGTCTAAAATTGATGCCATGAATTTTACATTAAAACGCTTAATTAATGGTCAAGATACTATTTCTGTAACAGGAAATGTTTTACGTGATTATTTAACTGATTTATTTCCAATATTAGAATTAGGCACTAGCTCTAAAATGTTATCCATTATTCCATTATTATCTGGTGGAAGTTTATTTGAAACAGGTTCCGGTGGTTCTGCCCCCAAACATGTTGAGCAATTTTTAAGAGAAAATCATTTAAGGTGGGATTCATTAGGCGAATTTTTAGCTTTATTATCTTCTTTGGAATGTCTTTTTATAAAAACAAATAATAAAAAAGCTAATATTCTTTCAAAAACATTAGAAATAGCTATTAACAAATTACTTGATTACAATAAATTACCATCACCGATTGTTAATGAATTAGATACTAGAGAAAGTCAATTTTATTTAACAATATATTGGGCACAAGCATTAATAACACAAAAATTAGATAAAGATTTAAATTATTTCTTTACTCCTTTTTTTAATGCTTTAATGAAGAATCAAAATAAAATTATTAAAGAATTTAAAGATATTCAAGGAAAATCAGTAAACATTGGTGGTTATTTTATGCCAATTAATAAATTAATAAATAATGCAATGCGTCCTAGTAAAACTTTTAATAAATTATTAAATTTAATATAA
- a CDS encoding 50S ribosomal protein L25/general stress protein Ctc has translation MKIIAFKRIKKGTGFSRNLRKIGKIPGIIYGGNKDPVKIIMNHNMIYYALKKEIFHSSILNLEIHGKVELVLLRNFQLHAYKKLVLHADFQRVDTEKKIHVKVPLHFINSEISPAIKLHSCIISHVISDLYISCLPKDLPKFIEINLEKMEVNTSIHLSNIKLPKGITVIHSTEEDPTIATAIIPANTLELENNSSTEKEKNSNP, from the coding sequence ATGAAAATTATTGCATTTAAACGCATAAAAAAAGGAACTGGTTTTAGTCGAAATTTACGTAAAATAGGAAAAATACCTGGTATTATATATGGAGGAAATAAAGATCCTGTTAAAATAATAATGAATCATAATATGATATATTATGCATTAAAAAAAGAAATTTTTCATTCTTCTATATTAAATCTTGAAATTCATGGAAAAGTTGAATTAGTTTTATTGCGTAATTTTCAATTACACGCATATAAAAAACTAGTTTTACATGCGGATTTTCAACGCGTTGATACAGAAAAAAAAATTCATGTAAAAGTACCTTTACATTTTATAAATTCAGAAATATCACCTGCTATAAAATTACATTCTTGTATAATAAGTCATGTAATATCTGATCTATATATCTCTTGTTTACCTAAGGATTTACCTAAATTTATAGAAATTAATTTAGAAAAAATGGAAGTAAATACATCTATTCACTTATCGAATATAAAATTACCTAAAGGTATTACTGTAATTCATAGCACAGAAGAAGACCCAACAATAGCAACAGCAATAATTCCAGCCAATACATTAGAATTAGAAAACAATTCATCAACTGAAAAAGAAAAAAATAGTAATCCATAA
- the mutY gene encoding A/G-specific adenine glycosylase: MVKKNKIEINKFDKKFFSNTIISWQRKYGRHMLPWQNTKNIYYIWLSEIMLQQTQVNTVIPYYQRFLKKFPNIMSLAQAKLEKVMELWSGLGYYSRARNLHICAKHIFFKCNGIFPKDFISLINLPGIGQSTASAIRVFAYGKRNAILDGNVKRILIRVLGINCSSNIKFIEKKLWYYAINLLPKENIEIYTQGLMDFGSIICVRIKPKCEICPLKLCCISYKTKKINNFLIKRKNIKNHSIMMFIIIDDDYVLFQKRSSKGIWGDLLSFPEYILKNKIINCLNDNLKNFIDLEIKKFVSLFGIIKNYLILPKIFHKLTHLKFNIIPCQIFLKKCFLKEKKNNFIWYPIKKIKHSPIPAPVRKIFSQILKK; encoded by the coding sequence ATGGTTAAAAAAAATAAAATAGAAATTAATAAATTTGATAAAAAATTTTTTTCTAATACTATTATTTCTTGGCAAAGAAAATATGGTCGACATATGTTACCATGGCAAAATACAAAAAATATATATTATATATGGTTATCTGAAATAATGTTGCAACAAACTCAAGTTAATACTGTAATTCCATATTATCAACGTTTTTTAAAAAAATTTCCAAATATAATGTCCTTAGCACAGGCTAAATTAGAAAAAGTAATGGAATTATGGAGTGGACTTGGATATTATTCTAGAGCTAGAAATTTACATATTTGTGCTAAACATATTTTTTTTAAGTGTAATGGAATTTTTCCAAAAGATTTTATTTCATTAATAAATTTACCTGGAATTGGACAATCAACCGCTTCTGCTATTAGGGTATTTGCTTATGGAAAAAGAAATGCTATTTTAGATGGAAATGTTAAACGTATTCTTATAAGAGTTCTAGGAATTAATTGCTCTTCGAATATCAAATTTATCGAAAAGAAATTATGGTATTATGCTATTAATTTATTACCGAAAGAAAATATAGAAATATATACTCAAGGCCTAATGGATTTTGGTTCAATAATTTGCGTGCGAATTAAACCTAAATGTGAAATTTGTCCTTTGAAATTATGTTGTATAAGTTATAAAACTAAAAAAATAAATAATTTTTTAATTAAAAGAAAAAATATCAAAAATCATTCTATTATGATGTTTATAATTATTGATGATGATTATGTGCTTTTTCAAAAAAGATCAAGTAAGGGTATTTGGGGAGATTTATTATCTTTTCCAGAATATATATTAAAAAATAAAATTATTAATTGTTTAAATGATAATTTAAAAAATTTTATTGATCTTGAAATTAAAAAATTTGTATCATTATTTGGGATTATAAAAAATTATTTAATATTACCTAAAATTTTTCATAAATTAACACATTTAAAATTTAACATTATACCTTGTCAAATTTTTTTAAAAAAATGCTTCTTGAAAGAAAAAAAAAATAACTTTATATGGTATCCAATAAAAAAAATAAAACATTCTCCTATTCCTGCACCAGTAAGAAAAATATTTTCTCAAATATTAAAAAAATAA
- a CDS encoding acyltransferase domain-containing protein: MIKISKNNKEYSFNKFINTIQYKFIGDSPIVWMFSGQGSQYFNMGKTLYNKDVTFRYWMEKLDTISIKYIGQSIIKILYNNEFSKTEFFNQTLYTHPALFMFQYAMSQTLLAQDFKIPDILFGASLGEFIAAAFANITEVEESLFDIIKQAFLFEFYCNNGAMILVIDYINNSYINSIFYDKYQYELAAINFERCFVVSGLYNKITKIIKFLKEKKITYQILPVSTAFHSSHIDIIKDKFNLIFKNRIIKKSTIPIISCAYLSLNEVNNIKFFSGDYWWNIIRKPIQFSRVITDFQKKYPKAIYIDLSPSGNMGTFIKYNLCIKKRNRVIQIVDPFNKNIINIGLAKKKLKILINS, encoded by the coding sequence ATGATTAAAATATCAAAAAATAATAAAGAATACAGTTTCAATAAATTTATTAATACAATTCAATATAAATTTATAGGTGATTCACCAATTGTATGGATGTTTTCTGGGCAAGGGTCTCAGTATTTCAATATGGGAAAAACTCTTTATAATAAAGATGTTACTTTTCGATATTGGATGGAAAAATTAGATACAATATCTATTAAATATATTGGTCAATCAATTATAAAAATTCTTTATAATAATGAGTTTTCTAAAACTGAATTTTTTAATCAAACCTTATATACGCACCCGGCTTTATTTATGTTTCAATATGCTATGTCTCAAACTTTATTAGCTCAAGATTTTAAAATACCTGATATTTTATTTGGTGCTAGTCTTGGAGAATTTATAGCAGCTGCATTTGCAAATATTACAGAAGTAGAGGAAAGTTTATTTGATATTATTAAACAAGCATTTTTATTTGAATTTTATTGTAACAACGGAGCGATGATTTTAGTAATTGATTATATTAATAATTCTTATATTAATTCGATATTTTATGATAAGTATCAATATGAACTTGCTGCTATAAATTTTGAACGTTGTTTTGTTGTTTCTGGATTGTATAATAAAATTACAAAAATTATAAAATTTTTAAAAGAAAAAAAAATTACATATCAAATATTACCAGTATCAACTGCCTTTCATTCTTCGCATATTGATATTATAAAAGATAAATTTAATTTAATTTTTAAAAATAGAATTATTAAAAAATCTACTATACCGATAATATCTTGTGCATATTTATCGTTAAATGAAGTAAATAATATTAAGTTTTTTTCTGGGGATTATTGGTGGAATATAATAAGAAAACCAATACAATTTAGTAGAGTTATTACGGATTTTCAAAAAAAATATCCAAAAGCAATTTATATAGATTTAAGTCCATCCGGAAATATGGGAACATTTATTAAATATAATTTATGTATAAAAAAAAGAAATAGAGTTATTCAAATTGTAGATCCTTTTAATAAAAATATAATTAATATAGGTTTAGCTAAAAAAAAATTAAAAATTTTAATTAATTCTTAA